From the genome of Hyphobacterium sp. CCMP332:
AGACCCTCTTCCTCTCGCGCTTCCATGAATTGATGGCGGATCTGGAACCGGCAAGAAAGCAGCGCTCCGCATGAGTATTCCACCTGTCGCCGTCGGCCTGAATGCCGTCGTCATGGCGGCAGGTGAGACTGCGCCGCAAGTGCTGGTCGTGCCCCGCGGCGAGGAAGAACCCGCCCTGCCCTTCGGCCCGTTTGATCCGGCCCGGCACCGGACGTTCGAGATCGGCTTGCGCGAATGGGTCAGCGAGCAGGCCCACTTCCAGCTGGGCTATGTCGAGCAACTTTACACATTTGGCGACCGGGGCCGCGAAGCCCCCCTCGCAGACCTTCCGTCGTCAGAAGAAGCCCGGATTATCTCGATTGGTTATCTGGCGCTGACACCGGACACCGCCGATCTGCCCTCAGGCGGTGGCGAATGGCAGAGCTGGTACCGCTTCTTTCCGTGGGAAGACTGGCGCACCGGCAAGCCCGCCATACTCGACGGCCAGATTGAACCGGCCTTGAGACGCTGGATCGACGAAGCGGAAACCGAAGGCCGCCGGGAAGCCCGCCGTGATCGCGCGCGACTGACATTCGGGCTCGACGGCCGCGGATGGAATGAGGAACGCTGCCTTGATCGCTATGAATTGCTCTACAGCTCGGGTCTGATCACCGAGGCCGCACGCGACCGCAGGGAAGCGCAAGGCATGACCGCGGTCAGCCGCTCCATGGCGTCCGACCATCGCCGGATTGTGGCCACAGCCATCAGCCGCCTGCGCGGCAAGATCAAATACCGGCCGGTCGTATTTGAACTGATGCCGGATTTGTTCACCCTGTCGCGCCTGCAACAGGTCGTTGAAAGCATTGTGGGCTTTCCGCTGCACAAGCAGAATTTCCGCCGCGCACTCGACCGCACCGGCTTCGTGGAAGGTACTGGAAAGGTGCTCGCCGGCACGGGCGGCCGCCCGGCTGAACTCTTCCGCTACCGCCGCGATGCTGTGCGCGATACCCAGGCCACCGGCATCACCATTCCGCGCTCGCGATAGTTTACAGCCACCGCCCGTTTCCGGGCTTGACGCCGGACAGGTCGGGGCCTATTTAGGCTCAATAAGAGCAAAAGGCGGCGATCACATTTGGCCGCCTTTCTCTGAACCTTATAAATGCTCAATTTGAGCATAAATGGAGAGACCAATGGACCGTATGGACTGGACCCGCCCCAACTGGCGTTGCGATTCGGAACCGGCGGATCATTCTCCGGAAGAAAAACTGGTTTATGACGACGAGGTCAAAGCGGAGACCGATCATCTCTATGACCGCGTCAAGGACGTCATCCTGCCGGAGGAATGGCCCGCTCACGCCCCGCTGATCGCGGCCATCAACCGCCTCAAGAAAGAGCGTGGCGCGATCATCCTGGCGCACAATTACATGACGCCGGAAATCTTCAACTGCGTCGGCGATCTCTCGGGCGACAGCCTCGCCCTCGCCCGGATGGCCGCTGATGTCGAGGAAGACATCATCGTCCAGGCCGGCGTCCACTTCATGGCCGAAACCGCCAAGATCATGTGCCCGGACAAGACCGTTCTGATCCCGGACATGCGCGCGGGCTGTTCGCTGGCCGAAAGCATCACCGGCGAGGACGTCGCCGCGATCAAGGCGAAATATCCGGACCTGCCCATCGTCACCTATGTCAACACATCCGCCGCCGTGAAGGCCGAGGCCGATGTCTGCTGCACCTCCGGTAATGCCGTTCAGGTCGTGGAATGGGCAGCAAAGGAGTGGGGCACGGACACCGTCATCCTCATCCCGGATGAATTCCTGGCAAAGAATGTCGCCGCCAATACCGATATCCGCATCCTGACCTGGAAAGGCGCCTGCGAGGTTCATGAGCGCTTCACCGCCGAAGATGTCGAAGCGCTGCGCGAAGGCCATCCCGGCGTTGTGGTCCTGACCCACCCGGAAAGCCCGAGCGACGTGGTCGCGGCCGCCGACTATGCCGGATCGACGGCGGGTATGGCGGCCTATGTCAAAAACAACCAGCCGGCCAAGGTCGTCCTCCTGACCGAATGCTCCATGAGCGACAATGTGGCGATCGAGAATCCGGGCGTGAAATTTGTCCGCCCCTGCAATCTCTGCCCGCACATGAAGCGGATCACCTTGCAGAATATCTATGATGCGCTGCTCTATAACCAGTACGAGGTCGAGGTCGACGAGAAAGTCGCCGAACGTGCCCGCGTCTCGATCCAGCGCATGCTCGATCTGCCCAAGCCCGACAGCCCGGCCATGTTCAACAAGGACCGCCCGGCAGTCGCCGTGGAACTGGTCTAATGCGCAATTGGATAATCTTGCTCTGTTTGTTTTTGATGTCGCCGTCCGCCAACGCGCAGGATATCGACAGAAGAGATGATCTACGTATCTGGATGCCAAACTCGTCAGAGTGTGATGCGCCTGATTCCGGCCCAGGATCTTCTCGAGAGCAACCTGCTGAAACGTCAATAGCTACCCTATTGGCACACGCCCGGTCTCGACACGAGAATGGCACAGTCGACGGCCTTATCAATTGCCAATGGGTCCGTGTCAGCGGGCATTTCCGGGCAATAGAATACTGGCACTATGCAGGAAGACTGCATCCGAGCCCGGAAGCTATCTATTCTGGTTCACGTGACAGCCTGTTGATTGAGAGTTTCGCCAATGAAACGCCCAGCAAATTCATGTTGAACGGGACCAATTTTGAGTTGGTCGGATTTTTTTATGATTTGTGTTTTGAAGCCCAAAACATCGAATCCGATGCCGAAGCAAACGGCATTGCATTGATGAACATGGGCGGGCCTTGCCACTACGGAAATCTTGAAGGTTTGATGATTCAGAACGCCGAAATTGTCCAGCAAGACGTTTTGGAGCCAGTTTATTTTCGCGGCGAGGTCAACCGCGGCCTGATTGGTAATGTGCAAGTACTATCGAGCTCGACAGCCGCATATCAAAACGCCCTTGATCAAACCCAGGCTTGGCTGGATTCAATTATTTTCGACGAATATGAGTGGCTGACTTCGCGGAATTTCGGCGATGAAATTTTGCAGATGTGGCTTGAAGACCCGAATGATTGGTCCAGCTTCATCACAGATCCCGAACAGTCTCCCATCAGAAATCTTGGGTCATTGACAGCATCCAATTTTCGAGCGCTGCAAAGCTCTCAACACTTCCTGTATCGAAATCGAATGGAACGAGAAGATCATTATTTCGAGTATGGTTGTGTTTGCACAGCCAACGACTGCGAGAATATATGGCCACTCTATAGCGTTGATCTTGAACCAGGATTCCCGGATCATTTCATTTGTCTGAGTACCGGGCATCGCCGGGAAATCACGGCAATAGAATGACCACCCCCACCCTCATCATCGGAGCCGGGATTGCCGGCCTCTGGACGGCGCTGAAGCTGGCGCCGCAACCGGTTATCCTTGTGACCGGCGCACCGCTGGGTGAAGGCGCGGCCACGGGCTGGGCGCAAGGCGGCGTCGCTGTTTCAGCCGGTCGCGAAGACAGCGCCGAGGCTCACACAAGGGATACGATTGCCGCAGGCGCCGGCCTCACCCGGCGGGATGCGGCCCATGCTCTGGCTGCAGGCATCGGCGCGGAAATCGACGCCCTGCGCGGGCTCGGTGTGCCGTTTGAAACAGATGCGGCCGGCGAACTGGCCATGGGGCTGGAGGCGGCCCACAGCCATCCGCGGATCGCCCACATCAAGGGCGATCAGGCCGGGGCCCTTATTCTGGAAACACTCATCCGGGCTGTCCGCGCTGCTGGTCACATCACCATCCGCGAAAACATGTGGGCGACCGCGCTACTGCCATCGGCAGACGGCGGCTGCGCCGGGGTCGTGGCGCGAGACGCATATGGCCGTCGTCATGAATTGATCGCCGCCCAGACCGTTCTCGCAACGGGCGGCTATGGCGGCTTGTTTGCCGACACGACAAGCCCGCGTGGCGCAACCGGTCAGGCCATGGCCATGGCCGCGCGCCTGGGCGCTGAAATCCGCAATCCCGAATTTGTGCAATTTCACCCCACCGCCATCCGCACGGGGTCCGACCCCCTGCCGCTCGCCACCGAGGCGCTGCGTGGCGATGGCGCGGTTCTGGTGGATCGTGACGGCCACTCCATCACCGCCGGACAAGACCTTGCGGCGCGCGATATCGTCGCCCGCGCCGTCCATCGCGCACTTCAAAGCGGGCGCGGCGCCTTCCTTGATGCGCGTGACGCCGTCGGCGCGCATTTCCCTGAGGCGTTTCCCGGCGTCTTTGCAGCCTGTATGGCCGCCGGCATTGATCCACGGACCACACCCATTCCGATCGCGCCGGCGGCGCACTACACGATGGGCGGCATCGCGACCGACATTGAGGGGCGCACCACGATCGACGGTCTCTGGGCAGTCGGGGAATGTGCCTGCAACGGATTGCATGGCGCCAACCGGCTGGCGTCCAACTCCCTCGCCGAAGGCCTGGTCTTTGGCCATCGGGCGGCGCGGGCGCTCCGCTCGGCAACACGCCCCCGCTTCGCCCCCCTCCCTGCGAGCGAGCCACCCGTCCTGCCGCGCATCGTCCTCAACGGCCTGCGCCGGGCGATGAGCGACCTGGCCGGCGTGATCCGGAGCGAGGCTGGACTGGCCGATCTGCTCAGCCGGATTGATCGTCTGACGACGCGCTTTGGCGAGACCAATGAAATCCTTGTGGCACGCATGGTCACCGAAGCCGCGCTGGACCGCACCGAAAGCCGCGGCGGACATTATCGCGAGGACTATCCACAGAGCCGGGCGCAGGCTATCGACACGGTGTGCAATCCTGCTCACATGGAAAGATTGGTCGCTGCCGAATGATACCGCCCTTGCCCACCGATATTGTCCGGGACGCTGTCCGCCGCGCCTTTGCCGAGGATCTGACCGGCGCAGGAGACGTCACATCGCTGGCCGTCATCCCGGCAGATGCCAAGGCGCGCTTTGAAATCCGCAGCCGCGAGAATGGCATTGTCTGCGGGCTTCAGTCAGCGATGGAGGCCTTCATTCAGGCAGGACCGGATCTGTCTCTGGACGTGCTCGCCCATGACGGTGACCCGGTGGAGCCCGGCGATGTCGTCTTGATTGTCGATGGTCCGGTTCGCGAAATCATGCTCGCGGAACGCACCGCCCTGAACTTTCTCGGACGCCTGAGCGGCATTGCCACCCTCACCCGCCGCTATGCCGATGCCGTGGTCGGGACAAAAGCGAAAATAGTCCATACCCGCAAGACCACGCCGGGCCTGCGCGCCTTCGAGATACAGGCCGTGCGCGCCGGTGGCGGGTCGCCGCATCGCTATAATCTGTCCGACGCCATCCTGATCAAGGACAACCACATCGCCGCCGCTGCCAGTCCCGCGGCGGCTGTCCGCCCGGCACGTGAATATGCCGGGCACATGATGGTGGTCTCCTGCGAGATTGACCGCCTGGAAGATCTCTCCAGCGTCATGAAGGCGGGCGCCGATGTTGTCCTGCTGGACAATTTCACTCTGGAGGATTTGCGCGCCGCTGTTGTTCAGGCCGCCGGCCGCGTCACTCTGGAAGCTTCGGGCGGTGTCAATCTGGACACCGTTGCCGCCATCGCGGACACCGGCGTCGACATCATCTCCGTCGGCGCGCTGACGCACTCGGCACCCAATTTCGATTTCGGACTGGACGCGGTCTAAAGGTCGCGTTCGCGCAGCTCGCGGCGTTCCCGGCTGTTCGGGAAGCGATAGAAGACGTGCACCCCGATCTGGCCGGTCTGGACGAGCGAGTCATTCCAGTGCGGATCAACCGCAGTGGTATGGTAATGCGTGGCGCGGCGGGTGCGGGGTGGGGCAAAGCCGATGGCGACGTGCTCGGCGACCAGCTGCGAACGGCGCCAGGAGCGGCCACGCGGAGTCCGGTTCATCGAGCCATCACAGGTAAAGCTGAACTGACAGCCGGTGGACCGCTCGGAGCCCTCATAGACAACGCCGCAAATCGTATCCGGATAAACCCGGTGATTGACGCGATTCATGATCACTTCCGCCACAGCAGTCTGTCCGGCAAAATTTTCGCCGCGGGCTTCGTAATAAACGGCCTCCGACAGGCAATGAATCTCGGCGGCATCAAAGCGGGCGCGCTGGATGTGTGTGGCGTCAAATGTGCGCAAATCTGCGCCGACGGGGCGCATCAGAACGCGGGCACCCTCGACTTCATCAGCGGCAAGCGTCAGAGAGGCGGCGCGCAAACCATAAGGTGCCGACCAGCCCAGCAAGTCTTCCGACTCGACATGCCGCTCCGCCAGATCGCGCCAATAGGCAGCGTCGTCTTGCGACTGCGCCCGCATGGCGGCCAGCGGCAGAAGCGCGGCACAAAGCACCAGCGTCAGCACGGCAGCTGAAATCCTGACAATGCGCTTCTGCGCACTGGAGAGTTTTGTCACGTCTGCAATCATTCCAGCCCATTCCCGGATCACGTCACGCTTCGTCTATTCTATGCAATTAGATGACCAATCGCTGAATAGAGACAAGTTGAAGCGTGCGGTCGATTATAGCGGCCACCCGGCTACGTCAATCATCTGTCATAATTACAAATGGGTCATTCAAGGCGGCATTTCAACACCGCCAAGTAATCACATCAAGGATTCAGGGGCTTAACCCCGGGCCTTCAGGGCGGCCTGTGCGGCCGCAAGCCGCGCTATCGGCACGCGGTATGGCGAACAGGACACATAATCGAGGCCGACCGAATCACAGAAATGAATCGATGCCGGGTCGCCGCCATGCTCGCCGCAAATGCCCAGTTTCAGACCGGGGCGTGTGGCCCGGCCACGCTCTGCGGCAATCCGGACGAGATCACCGACGCCGGATTGATCCAGCGTCACGAACGGATCCTTCTCGAAAATACCCTGGGCGATGTAATCCGGCATGAACTTGCCGGCATCATCGCGCGACAGGCCGAAGGTCGTCTGCGTCAGATCATTCGTGCCAAAGGAGAAGAATTCGGCCTCCACCGCGATATCATCCGCCCGCAGAGCTGCACGCGGCAATTCGATCATCGTACCGATCAGATAGACCGGCACCGTGCCGCTTTCCGACGCCACTTCATCGGCGATTTTCGCGACGGCGGCTTTCAGGATGGAAAGCTCCTTGGCCGTTGCCACCAGCGGGATCATCACCTCGGCGACCGGCTTGATGCCCGTTTTCTTCTCGACATTGACCTGCGCCTCGAAGATGGCGCGCGCCTGCATTTCATAGATTTCCGGGAAGGTGATGCCCAGACGGCACCCGCGATGGCCCAGCATCGGATTGGATTCCGACAGGGCCTCGGCACGCTGCATCAGCAGGGCCGCGGACAGGCCCGTCGCTTCGGCAACAGCGTGAACATCCTCCTCGGTATGCGGCAGGAATTCATGCAGCGGCGGATCGAGCAGGCGGATCGTGCATGGACGCTCCTCCATGATCTCGAAAATGGATTCGAAATCGGCGCGCTGCATCGGCAGGATCTTGACAAGCGCGGCCACACGGCCGTCCTTGTCATCCGACAGGATCATCTCGCGCACCGCAGCAATCCGGTCCGCGTCAAAGAACATGTGCTCGGTGCGGCAAAGACCGATGCCTTCCGCGCCGAAATCCTTGGCGGTCTGCACATCTGCGGGGGTTTCCGCATTGGTACGGACCTTCATGCGGCGCACCTTGTCGGCCCACTCCATCAGACGGCCGAAATCACCGCTCAGCTCCGGCTTGATCATGTCGATCGCCCCGGCCAGCACTTCGCCGGTCGAGCCATCAATGGTAACGAAATCGCCTTCCTTCACGGTGCGGCCACCGGCGGTGAATTGCTTGGCGGCATAGTCGATGCGGATACCCCCGGCACCGGAGACGCACGGCCGGCCCATGCCGCGCGCCACCACGGCTGCGTGCGAGGTCATCCCGCCGCGCGCCGTGACAATGCCTTGCGCAGCGTGCATGCCGTGAATGTCTTCCGGGCTGGTTTCAATCCGGACCAGAATGACCGGCTCGCCCTTCTTGGCCCGCAATTCCGCCTCATCGGAATCAAACACCACGACGCCCGCTGCCGCCCCCGGAGAAGCGGGCAGGCCGGTCGCCAGCACGTCGCGCTTGGCGTCATCGGCAATGGTCGGGTGCAGCAATTGATCCAGCTGGGCCGGATCCACGCGCATGACGGCTTCTTCCTCGGTGATCAGGCCGGACTCGGCCATATCGACCGCAATCTTCAAAGCCGCCTTGGCGGTACGCTTGCCATTGCGGGTTTGCAGCATCCACAGACGGCCGCGTTCGACGGTGAATTCAATGTCCTGCATGTCGCGGTAATGGCGCTCCAGCACGTCAAACACCGCGGCCAGCTCGTTATAACTGTCCGGCAGGGCTTCCTGCATGGAGGGCTGGGTATCGCCCATCTCCTCGCGCATTTCCTGAGTCAGACATTGCGGCGTGCGGATGCCGGCGACCACGTCCTCGCCCTGCGCATTGATCAGGAATTCACCGTAATAGCTGTTGCGCCCGGTCGACGGGTCGCGCGTGAAGGCGACGCCGGTCGCGGACGTCTCGCCCATATTGCCGAACACCATGGCCTGGACATTGACCGCCGTGCCCCAGTTTTCGGGAATGTCATGCAGTTCGCGATACTTGATCGCGCGCGCCGTCATCCAGCTGTCAAAGACCGCGCCAATCGCGCCCTGCAATTGCTCGCGCGGGTCGGTCGGGAAATCCCGGCCCAGCTCGTCTGCTGCGGCGCGCTTGTATTCGTCCACGATGACCACCCAGTCATCGGCCGACAGCTCGGTATCGAGCGAATAGTCGTTCTCTTCCTTGAACGTCTCCAGGATCTCCTCGAAGATCGAGTGATCAAGGTCCAGAACAACGTCGGAATACATCTGGATGAAGCGGCGATAACTGTCATAGGCAAAGCGCTTGTCGCCTGAGAGTTTCGCCAGACCTTCGGCGGTTTCATCGTTCAGGCCCAGATTGAGGACGGTATCCATCATGCCGGGCATGGAGGCGCGCGCACCGGAGCGCACGGAGACAAGCAGCGGATTCGCCGGATCGCCAAACGCCTTGCCGGTCACGCTTTCCAGATTCTTCAGCGCCGCATCGATTTGCGCGTCGAGCTCGGCGGGATAGGCCTTGTTGTTTTCGTAATAGGCGACGCAAACCGCCGTGGTGATGGTAAAGCCCGGTGGCACGGGCAGGCCCAGCTTGGCCATTTCCGCAAGGTTCGCGCCCTTACCGCCCAGCAATTCCCGCTGGCTGGCATCGCCCTCGCTGGAACCGCCCCCGAATGCATAGACCCACTTTGTCACGCTCATTGCGTCGTCCCTTTTGTCTTCCCCCCTTCGAGGCATTCGTTCCGAATGCACCTCAGGGTGAGGTAGAGCTACACTTGTTTTTCACCTCATCCTGAGGTGCCCGCGCAAGCGGGCCTCGAAGGAGGAGGGGAAAAATTATCCCTCGATGCGGCCGAAATCGGCCACGGTGTGCGCCGCTTTCCGGATCGACGCCAGAAGGCGCAATCTGTTGCGGCGCAGCATGTCGTCTTTATCGTTCACGGTGACTTTGTCAAAGAAGGCATCAACCGGTCCCCGCAGGGAAGATAGCGCGCGCATCGCGCCGTCAAAGTCTTCCACGTCCACCGAGGCCTGAATCGCCGGGCGCGCCTTTTCCAGCGCGGCAATCAGCGCCTTTTCCTCGGCCTCGACCGGGGCGTAACCGCCGTCGAGTTCGCCCTCGAACGCGCCCTCGCCATCGGTTTTTTCCTCGGCCTTGAGAATATTTGCCGCACGCTTGTATCCAGCGAGCAGCGCCTTGCCGTCCTCGGTATCGAGGAAGCCCTGCAGAGCGCGGGCGCGGTTCGTGACACGCACCAGATCATCATCGCCCAGCGCAAACACGGCATCGATCACATCGTGTGAAATGCCGTCATCCTTCAGGTGAACTTTGAGACGGTCGGCGAAGAAAGCGAGGAGGTCCGAAATCGGCGGTTCTTCGACCGATAAGAATTGATACGGCGCCGCCCACAAATCGTCGCCGACCTTGTTACCTTCGCTGGCGACAGACCAGTCGGCACCCAACTGGTGACACCGATTTTGAAGTTCATCGTAAAGCTGGCGGTTTCCATTAATAGCCGCCAAGCGTATTGCATCATGGAAAGAACGGCCAATAGCCATCTGAACGGAATAACTTCCGCGATTTGGTTCGTTGAAGCTGACCAATGGCAACCTAAAGCCACCATCCAGCAGTATCCGTATCACGCCCAACGCCGCACGGCGCAGGGCAAACGGGTCTTTCGAGCCGGTCGGTTTTTCATCAATCGCCCAGAACCCAGCCAACGTATCCAGCTTGTCGGCGAGCGCCACGGCGGCACTGACCGGTGCGGTCGGCGCGGCGTCGGACGGGCCTTGCGGCCTGTAATGATCGCGGATCGCATCGGCGATCTGTTGGGCTTCGGATTCAGAAAGGCCCTCGAGAACCCCGCCCCGGGGTCCCCGGACTTGATCCGGGGATCCATCTTCCTGGGAATCGATGGACCCTCGGCTTCCCCGATCAGGGTCGAGGATAGGCGAGCCCGAGGGACCCGGTTGGGAATCAACTTCCACCTTATCCTGAGGTGCCCGCGTAGCGGGCCTCGAAGGATCGGAAGGCGGATTGCGCCATTGCTCCATGACGTAATACCGGCCCATCGCGCCCTGAAGCTCGGGGAATTCATAGACCATTTCCGAGACCAGATCGGCTTTAGAGAGGCGCGCCGCGCGCTCGGCCATGGCCGGATCGGCCCCGACCGCCGGAGCCAGTTCACGCGCCAGTGCAGCCACACGCTCTACCTTGTCGGCCACACTGCCGAGCTTCTGGTGGAAGGTGACCTTGTCCAGCTGGGCCGCCATATCCGAGAGCAGCGTCTTGCGATCATTGTCCCAGAAATGCCGGGCATCGGAGAGACGCGCGGACAAGACCCGCGCATTGCCCGCCGCAATCGCCTTGCCGCCATCGGGCGCGGCCTGATTGGCGACGACAACGAAATTCGGCGCAAGCGCGCCCGTCTTGGGGTCGCGCACGGCAAAATATTTCTGATGCGTCTTCATCGACAGCTGGATGACTTCCGGCGGCAGGTCCAGAAAGTCCGGATCCATCCGGCCGAGCAGCGGAATGGGGTGCTCGGCAAGGCCGGCCACTTCCGTCAGCAGTCCGGCATCCTCGATCAGTTCCAGCCCGGCCTTTTCACAGACTTTCTTCGCGCCCGTGAGGATCAGGGCTTCACGATCCGCGCGATCAATGAGGACATGCCCCTCGTCTTCCAGCTGGGTCTTGTAGTCGGCAAAATCTGAAACCGTGAACGGTCCCGGCCCGTGCATGCGATGGCCTTCGGTGACATTACTGGCCGTCAGGCCGAACACTTCGACCGGCACCACCTTGCCGCCAAACACGCAGACAATGCGTTGCAGGGGGCGTACCCAGCGCTGGGTCTTGTCGCCTTCGCCAAACTTCATCGATTTCGGCCAGGGGAAAGACTTCACCAGATCGGGGATCGCCGCCGCAATCACATCAGCGGTCGAAACGCCGGGCTTTTCAATCACGGCGACGTAGAATTCGCCCTTCTTGTCCTGCCGTTTTTCGCATTGATCGAGACTGGAAATGCCCGCCCCGCGCATGAAGCCTTCCAGCGCCTTTTCGGGTGCATCGGTGCGTGGTCCCTTGCGCTCCTCGCGCACATCCTCGGTCTTTTCCGGCAGACCCTCGATGACACAGCCCAGACGGCGCGGCCCGGCGAAGGTTTCAATGCCATCCCATTTCAGGCCTGCATCCTTCAACACGGCCGACAGCAGCCGCTCAAGATCGGCTTCCGCGCGCGGTTGCATCCGCGCAGGGATTTCTTCGGAAAAGAATTCAAGCAGCAATTGGGGCACGTCGTGTTTTTCCTAACCCGCAAAGACTTTCTGGAAGGCCGGCCGCGATTGCACTGCCTTGATATAGTTTTCGTAACCCGGACGCATTTCGAACATGCCGAATTGTACGGCCCAGCCGAGCGCACCACCGATCAGCACGTCTGCGGCCGTAAACCAGTCACCGAACAGATACGGGTCGGCTTTGGCCAGGCGCGCATCCAGCACATCCATGACCAGTTCGACATTGCCCCAGGCCGCTTGCTGGCGCGAGGTCTCGAATTTCAGGCCCGCCTGCATCATCGCCGGATCAATACACGCACTCTGGTAAGCCACCCAGCGCAGATATTCGCCGCGCCGCGGATCATCAATGCCGGGTGCCAGATCATTCGGCGTTTTGTATTTGTCGGCCAGATAAATCGCGATGGCGGTCGTCTCGGTGACGATGGTGTCGCCA
Proteins encoded in this window:
- a CDS encoding NAD regulator, which encodes MSIPPVAVGLNAVVMAAGETAPQVLVVPRGEEEPALPFGPFDPARHRTFEIGLREWVSEQAHFQLGYVEQLYTFGDRGREAPLADLPSSEEARIISIGYLALTPDTADLPSGGGEWQSWYRFFPWEDWRTGKPAILDGQIEPALRRWIDEAETEGRREARRDRARLTFGLDGRGWNEERCLDRYELLYSSGLITEAARDRREAQGMTAVSRSMASDHRRIVATAISRLRGKIKYRPVVFELMPDLFTLSRLQQVVESIVGFPLHKQNFRRALDRTGFVEGTGKVLAGTGGRPAELFRYRRDAVRDTQATGITIPRSR
- the nadA gene encoding quinolinate synthase NadA; this encodes MDRMDWTRPNWRCDSEPADHSPEEKLVYDDEVKAETDHLYDRVKDVILPEEWPAHAPLIAAINRLKKERGAIILAHNYMTPEIFNCVGDLSGDSLALARMAADVEEDIIVQAGVHFMAETAKIMCPDKTVLIPDMRAGCSLAESITGEDVAAIKAKYPDLPIVTYVNTSAAVKAEADVCCTSGNAVQVVEWAAKEWGTDTVILIPDEFLAKNVAANTDIRILTWKGACEVHERFTAEDVEALREGHPGVVVLTHPESPSDVVAAADYAGSTAGMAAYVKNNQPAKVVLLTECSMSDNVAIENPGVKFVRPCNLCPHMKRITLQNIYDALLYNQYEVEVDEKVAERARVSIQRMLDLPKPDSPAMFNKDRPAVAVELV
- a CDS encoding L-aspartate oxidase → MTTPTLIIGAGIAGLWTALKLAPQPVILVTGAPLGEGAATGWAQGGVAVSAGREDSAEAHTRDTIAAGAGLTRRDAAHALAAGIGAEIDALRGLGVPFETDAAGELAMGLEAAHSHPRIAHIKGDQAGALILETLIRAVRAAGHITIRENMWATALLPSADGGCAGVVARDAYGRRHELIAAQTVLATGGYGGLFADTTSPRGATGQAMAMAARLGAEIRNPEFVQFHPTAIRTGSDPLPLATEALRGDGAVLVDRDGHSITAGQDLAARDIVARAVHRALQSGRGAFLDARDAVGAHFPEAFPGVFAACMAAGIDPRTTPIPIAPAAHYTMGGIATDIEGRTTIDGLWAVGECACNGLHGANRLASNSLAEGLVFGHRAARALRSATRPRFAPLPASEPPVLPRIVLNGLRRAMSDLAGVIRSEAGLADLLSRIDRLTTRFGETNEILVARMVTEAALDRTESRGGHYREDYPQSRAQAIDTVCNPAHMERLVAAE
- the nadC gene encoding carboxylating nicotinate-nucleotide diphosphorylase, encoding MPTDIVRDAVRRAFAEDLTGAGDVTSLAVIPADAKARFEIRSRENGIVCGLQSAMEAFIQAGPDLSLDVLAHDGDPVEPGDVVLIVDGPVREIMLAERTALNFLGRLSGIATLTRRYADAVVGTKAKIVHTRKTTPGLRAFEIQAVRAGGGSPHRYNLSDAILIKDNHIAAAASPAAAVRPAREYAGHMMVVSCEIDRLEDLSSVMKAGADVVLLDNFTLEDLRAAVVQAAGRVTLEASGGVNLDTVAAIADTGVDIISVGALTHSAPNFDFGLDAV
- a CDS encoding cell wall hydrolase, which gives rise to MIADVTKLSSAQKRIVRISAAVLTLVLCAALLPLAAMRAQSQDDAAYWRDLAERHVESEDLLGWSAPYGLRAASLTLAADEVEGARVLMRPVGADLRTFDATHIQRARFDAAEIHCLSEAVYYEARGENFAGQTAVAEVIMNRVNHRVYPDTICGVVYEGSERSTGCQFSFTCDGSMNRTPRGRSWRRSQLVAEHVAIGFAPPRTRRATHYHTTAVDPHWNDSLVQTGQIGVHVFYRFPNSRERRELRERDL
- the ppdK gene encoding pyruvate, phosphate dikinase translates to MSVTKWVYAFGGGSSEGDASQRELLGGKGANLAEMAKLGLPVPPGFTITTAVCVAYYENNKAYPAELDAQIDAALKNLESVTGKAFGDPANPLLVSVRSGARASMPGMMDTVLNLGLNDETAEGLAKLSGDKRFAYDSYRRFIQMYSDVVLDLDHSIFEEILETFKEENDYSLDTELSADDWVVIVDEYKRAAADELGRDFPTDPREQLQGAIGAVFDSWMTARAIKYRELHDIPENWGTAVNVQAMVFGNMGETSATGVAFTRDPSTGRNSYYGEFLINAQGEDVVAGIRTPQCLTQEMREEMGDTQPSMQEALPDSYNELAAVFDVLERHYRDMQDIEFTVERGRLWMLQTRNGKRTAKAALKIAVDMAESGLITEEEAVMRVDPAQLDQLLHPTIADDAKRDVLATGLPASPGAAAGVVVFDSDEAELRAKKGEPVILVRIETSPEDIHGMHAAQGIVTARGGMTSHAAVVARGMGRPCVSGAGGIRIDYAAKQFTAGGRTVKEGDFVTIDGSTGEVLAGAIDMIKPELSGDFGRLMEWADKVRRMKVRTNAETPADVQTAKDFGAEGIGLCRTEHMFFDADRIAAVREMILSDDKDGRVAALVKILPMQRADFESIFEIMEERPCTIRLLDPPLHEFLPHTEEDVHAVAEATGLSAALLMQRAEALSESNPMLGHRGCRLGITFPEIYEMQARAIFEAQVNVEKKTGIKPVAEVMIPLVATAKELSILKAAVAKIADEVASESGTVPVYLIGTMIELPRAALRADDIAVEAEFFSFGTNDLTQTTFGLSRDDAGKFMPDYIAQGIFEKDPFVTLDQSGVGDLVRIAAERGRATRPGLKLGICGEHGGDPASIHFCDSVGLDYVSCSPYRVPIARLAAAQAALKARG